From one Heptranchias perlo isolate sHepPer1 chromosome X, sHepPer1.hap1, whole genome shotgun sequence genomic stretch:
- the LOC137307034 gene encoding histone H4: MSGRGKGGKGLGKGGAKRHRKVLRDNIQGITKPAIRRLARRGGVKRISGLIYEETRGVLKVFLENVIRDAVTYTEHAKRKTVTAMDVVYALKRQGRTLYGFGG; the protein is encoded by the coding sequence ATGTCTggaagaggtaaaggaggcaaaggactgggcaaaggtggCGCCAAGCGGCACCGAAAAgttcttcgtgataacatccagggtatcaccaaaccagccatccgccgcctggctcgccgtggcggtgtcaagcggatctcgggtctgatctacgaggaaacccgtggGGTACTGAAGGTTTtcttggagaatgtgatcagggacgcggtcacttacactgaacacgccaagcgcaagacggtcacggccatggatgtggtgtacgctctgaaacggcagggccgcaccctctatggattcggcggctga